The following is a genomic window from Brucella pseudogrignonensis.
GTCAGCAGTGATAATGTTCTGCGTGTTGCAGATGTCATTGTCTTCCTGCTTCGAGCAAACTTTGAACCAGCCCTGTGGCGGCTGCTGCTGTGCGGCTGCAGGCATCGTCGCAGAAGCAAGCAGGGCGAACGCGCCAGCAAATGCGGATGCGGCAGCGATTGTCTTCGTGCTGGTCATGATCAACAGTTTCCTTCCAAGGCTTTGATCTTCCGGTCTCTGGTTTGAGTCAGCGATAGACCGTCACTGATTTGAAAATGCGGCAACAGCGTGACCTCTGGAATTTATCATCCCAATCCGATGGCCGTGTTACAACGACTTCTCACATGAATCCAGATGGTCGTATGCAATCAAAGAGCAAAATACGACATATTTTTTGTTTTAATCTGCACTGTCACGCGCCAGACACGCTCTTAATCCGCACAAGTTCAAGGTTCATGCTAATTTCGCCATACGAATCAAATGTAAGTTCTCACACTTATTTACAATGAACCAATTAAGTTGAACGAGGACGCGAGAAAGTTGACTGAATTGTTTGCTCTTTTCCGCACCACAGCTTTGGCGAGCCTGATCGGCATTTTTACAGCGACGGCTCCCACGTATGCAGAAACCGCTGCCACGCCAGATTACGCACTTTCAATGCACGGTGATGTGGCCCTGCCCGCTGACTTTACGCATTTCCCATACGCCAACCCCGATGCGCCGAAAGGTGGAACGCTCAGAATGGGCGTTGTTGGCACTTTCGATAGCCTCAATCCATTTGTGCTGAAAAGCATGCGCACAACAGCACGCGGGTTGTTTGGTGATCAAGACTTTGGCAATCTTGTCTACGAAACGCTGATGCAGCGCTCCCGCGATGAACCTTTCACGCTTTATGGATTGTTAGCAGAGAAAGTCGCCGTTGACCCTGAACGCAAATGGGTCGAATTCACCCTTAATCCAAAAGCCAAATGGTCTGATGGCGAGCCTGTCACTGTGGATGACGTGCTCTTCACCTATGAGATTCTCACTGAAAAGGGCCGCCCGCCCTTCAACAATCGCATGAGCCGCATCGACAAGATCGAAAAGACCGGCGAACGCTCGGTGCGATTTAATTTTAATGAGCAATCTGATCGTGAATTTCCAATGCTGATTGCCGGAACGATGCCCGTTCTGCCAAAGCACGCCATTGATCCGGCTACCTTTGGTAATTCCACGCTTAAACCACCTGTTGGCAGTGGGCCTTATATTGTGTCGAGCGTCCAACCCGGCCAGCGGATCATTTACAAACATAATCCCGATTATTGGGGCAAAGACCTGGCCGTCCGTCGCGGCTTCGATAATTTCGATATATTCAGCATCGAGTATTATCGCAATGAGACCGCGTTGTTTGAGTCTTTCAAGAAGGGGCTTCTTGACGTTTTCATTGACGCAAACCCAACCCGCTGGGAAAAATCTTATAATTTCCCCGCCGTGGAACAGGGCAAAGTCGTTAAGGAAAATTTTGAAAAAGGCACACCAGCCAACATGCTGGGATTTGTCTTCAACACGCGACGCCCGGTGTTTGAAGATCCACGTGTCAGGCAAGCACTCGGCCTTCTGTTTGATTTCGAATGGGCTAACCGAAATCTCTTTGCCGATCAATACAAGCGATTGCAGAGCTTCTGGGAAGGCTCGGAACTGTCATCCATTGGCAAGCCCGCTGATGCGCGTGAACGTGAATTGCTTGCTCCTTTTCCCAAAGCGGTGCGCAACGATGTCATGGAAGGCACTTGGCATCCGTCTACCACTGATGGCACAGGCCATGATCGCGGACCGGCCAAACAGGCTTATGAACTTTTAACTGAAGCTGGCTTTTCTTTTGAACACGGCAAAGCAATCGACCCGTCCGGCAAGCCTTTGCAGTTTGAAATCATGACGCGTTCGCCAGATGAGGAAAAAGTAGCGCTGGCCTATAAGCGCAATCTTGCACGTCTTGGCATTGATGTGGCAATCAGAAGCGCCGACGATGCACAATACCAGCAGCGGCTGCAAACCTTCGATTATGACATGATCCTTGGAGCTTTGACTGGATCTCTATCCCCCGGCAATGAGCAATGGCAGCGCTGGGGTTCTGCATCGCGTGATGCACAGGGGAGCTTCAACTACCCGGGCGTCGCAGATCCAGCGGTGGATGCCATGATCGAAGCGATGCTCGCAGCGCGTGAGCGTGAGGATTTCGTTAGTGCCGTGCGCGCACTCGACCGCATTCTCATATCAGGCAATTACTACATCCCCCTGTATTATCTACCTTATCAGTGGGTTGCGCGTTGGGACCAGATCGGTCATCCGGGCAAGGCTTCGCTTTACGGTTATCAGTTACCAACATGGTGGAAAGTCACCCCCTAACACAGGTTGAACTCTTTCTAATTCAACCTACATTTCCAAAGTAAAAGCTATGCAAGCGGGAGGAGGGTTCTCCTGCTTGTCGAACGGAGCACCTCATGACCGGAAGAAAAATCACCATCGACGTTGTGTCTGATGTCGTTTGCCCCTGGTGTTTCGTGGGAAAAAAAAGGCTTGAACAGGCACTTGAATTAGCGCCTGAGGTTGATGCTGAAGTGCGCTGGCGTCCTTACCAGCTCGATCCGGCAATTCCTGCACAAGGCAAGGATCGCCAAGCCTATATGCGCGAAAAATTCGGTACGGGTTCTAAGATTGACGACATTCACAAACAGCTTGTGGAGCTTGGTGAAGAAAACGACATCGTTTTTGATTTTGACGCAATCACCCGTGCGCCCAATACTCTCGATGCGCATCGCATAATCCATTGGGCTGCACAGGCTGGTCCGGGATTGCAAGACAAGCTGGTCGGCAGACTGTTCTCGCTCTATTTTGAGCAAGGGCAGGATATTGGCGATCACGATGTGCTTGTTGATGCTGCTGCAAGTGTCGGCATGGAAGCGCCCATCGTCGCAAGACTTTTGCAAAGCGACGCCGACAAGGATGCTATCCGCGAAGAAATCGACACCGCCAATCGCATTGGTGTGCGCGGCGTCCCATGTTTCATCATCGATCAGAAATATGCCGTCATGGGTGCACAGTCAGCTTCAGCCCTTGCCGATGCCATTCAGCAGACCGCAGAAGGATTTGAACCGGGTATTTCAGAAGATCGGTAAAACGGATCAACGGCGGGTTAACCCGCCGCAATCTTCGCAAGTTGAGTCATAATAACTGCCGAGCCATTCAGTCGCTTTTCAGGCGTGGACCAATCCCGAATGAAAACAATGCTCTGATCGGGCCGGATTTTGGCCATAGAACCGTGTTCACCGATCATCTTCACCAGCCCGACCGGATTGTTAAACGTCGCATTGCGGAACTGGATCACTACACCCTTTGGACCTGCATCGAGCTTCTCGACGTTGGCGCGGCGACAGAGTGCTTTGATATATACGATTTTCAGCAGATGCTGCACTTCTTCCGGCATCGGGCCGAAACGGTCGATCAACTCTGCACCAAATGCATCAATTTCCTGCGGCTCAGCGAGATCGGCCAGGCGACGATAAAGCCCAAGACGTAATTGCAG
Proteins encoded in this region:
- a CDS encoding extracellular solute-binding protein encodes the protein MHGDVALPADFTHFPYANPDAPKGGTLRMGVVGTFDSLNPFVLKSMRTTARGLFGDQDFGNLVYETLMQRSRDEPFTLYGLLAEKVAVDPERKWVEFTLNPKAKWSDGEPVTVDDVLFTYEILTEKGRPPFNNRMSRIDKIEKTGERSVRFNFNEQSDREFPMLIAGTMPVLPKHAIDPATFGNSTLKPPVGSGPYIVSSVQPGQRIIYKHNPDYWGKDLAVRRGFDNFDIFSIEYYRNETALFESFKKGLLDVFIDANPTRWEKSYNFPAVEQGKVVKENFEKGTPANMLGFVFNTRRPVFEDPRVRQALGLLFDFEWANRNLFADQYKRLQSFWEGSELSSIGKPADARERELLAPFPKAVRNDVMEGTWHPSTTDGTGHDRGPAKQAYELLTEAGFSFEHGKAIDPSGKPLQFEIMTRSPDEEKVALAYKRNLARLGIDVAIRSADDAQYQQRLQTFDYDMILGALTGSLSPGNEQWQRWGSASRDAQGSFNYPGVADPAVDAMIEAMLAAREREDFVSAVRALDRILISGNYYIPLYYLPYQWVARWDQIGHPGKASLYGYQLPTWWKVTP
- a CDS encoding DsbA family protein, producing the protein MTGRKITIDVVSDVVCPWCFVGKKRLEQALELAPEVDAEVRWRPYQLDPAIPAQGKDRQAYMREKFGTGSKIDDIHKQLVELGEENDIVFDFDAITRAPNTLDAHRIIHWAAQAGPGLQDKLVGRLFSLYFEQGQDIGDHDVLVDAAASVGMEAPIVARLLQSDADKDAIREEIDTANRIGVRGVPCFIIDQKYAVMGAQSASALADAIQQTAEGFEPGISEDR